The Paenibacillus macerans genome includes a window with the following:
- a CDS encoding sigma-70 family RNA polymerase sigma factor codes for MGSKLGACEAVEKGFSNYIKVCLKHASRDYFKKLYRDSVLVPFDECEPKIAINIRTSTTITFEDYAALSQAIESLSSSEKKVLYLKFFQDKTDKEVAQFIGVTRQAITKSKSNVLVKLKSHLEVQS; via the coding sequence ATGGGCTCAAAACTTGGGGCTTGTGAAGCAGTTGAAAAAGGGTTTAGCAACTATATTAAAGTATGTCTTAAACACGCTAGCAGGGATTATTTCAAGAAGCTATATCGAGATTCTGTTCTTGTACCGTTTGATGAATGTGAGCCAAAGATCGCCATTAACATCCGGACAAGTACTACAATAACTTTTGAAGATTATGCAGCACTCTCACAAGCCATTGAGTCTTTGAGCTCCTCAGAAAAAAAGGTGCTATATCTGAAATTTTTTCAGGACAAAACAGATAAAGAAGTCGCTCAATTTATTGGTGTTACGAGACAGGCCATCACTAAATCAAAATCGAATGTATTGGTGAAGCTTAAAAGTCACCTGGAGGTTCAATCATAA
- a CDS encoding SIMPL domain-containing protein — MRLPLPGANQIEDIRFGTEKPDQYEEEVIQKAMADAGRKAGILVKAVGLTLGQAVSINMENASMPSISVQYKTVNEAAMDSAGSAHVEAGEIEVQAMINVVYEMK; from the coding sequence ATGCGACTTCCGCTGCCGGGGGCCAATCAAATCGAAGACATCCGCTTTGGCACCGAGAAACCGGATCAATACGAAGAGGAAGTCATCCAAAAAGCAATGGCCGATGCGGGCCGGAAAGCGGGCATCCTTGTCAAAGCGGTTGGCCTCACCTTGGGTCAGGCGGTAAGCATCAACATGGAGAACGCCAGCATGCCGAGCATTTCGGTGCAGTACAAGACGGTTAACGAGGCTGCCATGGACAGTGCGGGAAGTGCCCACGTAGAAGCAGGAGAAATCGAAGTGCAAGCAATGATCAACGTGGTTTATGAGATGAAGTAA
- a CDS encoding helix-turn-helix domain-containing protein → MREVIDLIQPAQNGDTQAEAELIHRYEPLINKYSRQNGRLNEDCKQQLILEFILAVRRFDLNRYYH, encoded by the coding sequence ATGCGTGAAGTTATAGATCTGATTCAACCCGCTCAAAACGGTGATACACAGGCTGAAGCCGAACTTATTCATCGTTACGAGCCGCTAATTAATAAATACTCGAGACAAAATGGGAGACTTAATGAAGATTGCAAGCAACAATTAATTCTGGAGTTCATTCTTGCTGTTCGTCGTTTCGATCTCAATCGGTATTATCATTAA
- a CDS encoding AbrB/MazE/SpoVT family DNA-binding domain-containing protein: MKSTGIVRTIDELGRVVLPIELRRLLEIEEKDPMEIFVDHDAKQIMFRKYQGQTCIFCQILNLHAHE; this comes from the coding sequence ATGAAAAGTACAGGGATTGTTCGGACGATAGATGAGTTGGGGCGTGTCGTGTTGCCCATTGAATTAAGGCGATTGTTGGAAATCGAAGAAAAGGACCCTATGGAGATTTTCGTTGATCATGATGCTAAGCAGATTATGTTTCGCAAGTATCAGGGACAAACATGCATATTCTGTCAAATCCTCAATCTGCATGCCCATGAATGA